The region ttcCACTGTTTTAAGACTTCACTACTTGTTTATGCACAAGTgaatctgatttttctcttcatgtAAGAGGCTTCTAGATgtctgaaggcttttttttttttctttccagtcagtTGCCtcttttctagactaaacaatTCTAGTTTCTTcaactttttcctgttttccatgtCTGTAATGATTATTGTTGCTTTTCCTCCTTATTCTCTCTCCAGTTGGTCTACATCCCTCTGGTGTGAGGCATTACAGAGAACATTCTTCCAGCTGAGGCTCAGTACTGTGTCACTGATTATGCTTCTATGCAGCAAGATACTGAAAATTTCTGATTACTGGCTGTTCTTCTCTTGGTAGAAGAGATGCAAAATACTGTAACCTGAACCCACCCACCATGAACCCACCACTCTCCCTCTGTAAATTGCTTTGCTAGATGCTCAAATTGCTTTGTTGTTGCTCAAAATGGTTCTGTGTCCATTACATGGCTGCATAAGGCAGTGGGGAAGTAAAAAGACCACTCCtggagcttttctctttttttgcttgaCATATAAGAAGTTGCAGGGTGAACTGAGTCACCTTTTATAGGGAACCAACACATCTGAAAGTTGTCCTATTCTTCGAGGTTTCTACGACTTCCCACAGAGAGGGCACAGCCAGGACCATGTATCAGCAAATAGGCTTTGCTAGTTTAACAGCTGTCTTAGAAGAGCAAACCAGCAGGCAATTTGTATCAAGACTGTATGTGAAGAGCAACAAATGAAGGAAAATCCGCTTTACCCCTCAACAGCAAAAGCCAGTAGGACTGCTTTGTTTTGGAGCTCTTTGCATCATAAGCCCTTATCTCCACTGTAGGAACAGAACCACAAAGCCCAATGGAGTTCTCAGCATATCTTAAAGCACAACAGAATATTTACCTTCATACTGACAATTGCTACTCGGAGATTTGTTCCGCCTAGATCCACAGCCAGAGCACTCTGTGTCTCTAGAATATGGTCAATATCTTGAGAGATATTATCTTTgacaggaggaaaacagaatttcttttgcAATGGCTCTTTGAGGTCAATAGATTTAAGGAACTTCAAAATCCTTGGAACAGCATTGCCATCTCCATATATTTTTGAgctataatatgaaaaaaaaaaaaacaatttaattgGAAATAACATTGCAATCTATAAAGTTCTTCATATGACAGAAGGCTGTAACactatgtttttataaaattatgATATGGCTACACTAACAATGCTGAAGCTCACACTACTCAAGTCTGTCATGGGATATGGTAGATAAGTGTCAGTAGTTTGAAGATCACACAATAGCTGGTGCAATTTTGGCATTAGCTCCATTTTGGAATACTAAGCATGGGATGTAGAAAACTGGAAAgctaatgatgaaaaaaaataataagagttTAATGAAAGGACCAACATGATAAAGCTCTATATTATAGAAAGTTTATGTATGTGCTACAAGTCCAGACAAAATGTACTTACCGCATAGATGACAACTATGTAATAAACTGTACTTTCATGTCAGTTTTCAACATATaagtctgattttaaaatatcatcatACACGGTGGCAGACATTTGGtattacagaattaattttttttactctgttGAGGTTCTTAAGAAATATACTTTTGATTCTTGTCCTTAATTAGACAACTGTTACCTCTTGAAGTTTGTAAGAACTTGTACATTAAAGAACTGAGGGTCAATACTGTACAGCTGAAGAGTAACTAAAACCGACTTGCTATAATCCTGCAGCTCCCTTAGAAGCTTGCACTCGGGACTCTCTTCATAATATGCCTGAGGTCAATCCAGCTATAAAGTAGTGTGTCCCTCAGGCATGAGTCATAAGTAGGCAGAGAGGATGTTCTCCCCCATGCTGCTCCTATGGAACAAGTTCTCTTAAGTCATGGTGGACTAAGCTAATGTATAAATTTTGTCCTCTTGACTTTCCATTGCATGTTAAATTACTAGTTATATCAAAACACTACAAGTAACATTTTGCTTTACAAATGCTAATCTGCATACCAGATACTGCATTATGATTCTGAATGAGGtatgtgaaatgaaaaataatttataacctCAGATTAGTGCATTAAAAGCACTCCAATCAAGTATCATGAACCACCTCAGGACTAATCTACTGCTGTAACATCCCCTCCAATGAAGCAAGAATATACTTACCATGGATACTGTTTACCAAACTGCAACTGTAGAGCATGCAGAATCTTATCCTGTGTATCTGCATCACGAACATGAAGGACATTTTCACCTAGATTACAAAAGTTAACATAATAGGACAGGTCAGCTCCTCGAATTACATTAGAGGATAAGAACTTCTTTAGAAGtggagaaataattatttttgtttcctctgagcAGGAAAGACTTCAGCCAGATCAATATCACTCTTCATCAATTATGTGCCTCCCCTTGCTCCCAGTAAAGTAGCGGTGATTCCTATGATATGCTGTTGCGCATTACAAAACACTACACAGTAGAATGCTAGCCTTCAGCAGAATTctgttattaaattaaaaatgcacaaatgaaAACAGCAGGTAAATAGCTGTTTGTGTCATATCTGCATATCTGTGAAATATTACAATACAGTTACTTCCTGAACAGGTGAAGAgttcatattttttaaagtgaaattttcatACATGTAAAACGTCAAACTAGCTATAAAGGAAAACAATTAGTTGGCTATTCTGTGAAATGGAATCCACTGCAAATGGAGATATATTTTAACTTGTCTATAGATAAAAGCCTCATTATCTTACATGATACAGGAATAGCCAGCAGAGCTTTAAAATGGGTCAAAAATTATGTTACACTGATACTTCAAGACGGGCTCTGCCAAACATTCATTTGACTTTATCccgtggaagaaaagaaaacccagaacCATGGGGAAATGAAAGTAGTTAAACAAACTTGTACCTGTTTCTCTTCCTGTCTGACGCGTCCCCAGGTTGATGACAGGTGTACCAAATGCTCCCACCTCTCTGACACCACAACTGCTGTTACCAATCATACAACCAGCATGAGCAACTAGCTGAATGAACTGGTCAAATGGGACATGCTTTACTGCCCGAAAATTGGGATGATGTTCAATGCCCTTCTTCCTCATCACCCGAACCATCTCTTTGCTTCctacagaaaaacaagaagtagACCAAACGATTCAAGTTCTGTTGTTAAACTGAAAGTCAAAACATCCAAAGGAGCAAATAGCTGTTCACTGAGTTGCCAGCTCAGAGttgtttttgttctgtatttatcCTCACAGTGTAAGTTGCAGAGCTGGGCACATAAGCCCAAGTTTTATCCCAAAATCCACTGCAAAAATCTTTTTGTAGTTTTTAGTTAATTGAAGAGGCACTAACATTGCTTCTATGTGTCACAAGGtttcccttcatcttcctccccacactgaaaagctgaaatgtcCTCCAGCAATGTGAACACATGGAGTTACAGCAGATGCACACCTGATGCTGAGACCATCCAGCTATTTCCATCTGGGTGGAGCTTCTGGGATAAAAGCACTCCATAAAAACCAATATATGCTTTAAAGACAATCTGTTGTATGTCCCTCTGTGATTAAGGTATTTTACTCACCTGCATCCACATTGGGGAACAGAACAAGTGTTCTCTTGTTGAAGGAGATCAGTGCATCTAGTGTCAGCTCAAACATCTTTATGGAATGTTTAATATCTGTGGTTACAGGATGTTGCAGAGCAACTATATAATCTCTGGTTTTGACATCTTCACCTGTCCAAATGGAGCCCAAGAAAAGTTTTTTCACTGGCATTGAATAGTAAGAGGCAGGGAGGACATACTTTTGAAACAACTGACATGAAAGCCTGAAGAGTCAAGGCACTGAATGGGATATCCAACATATAAATTTTAATGCTACAATAAAACTGAAGGGAGTGACAGAAGGATCTATTTTGTTACTTGCCTCTCTAAGCAAATCTCATAACTTTATAGAGACCGCTACCTAAACCCCAACAAACTGTTAACTTGCAGGCCTACATTTAAAGCTTTGCAAGACTATACCAGAGTTAAGAGCCTGTTCTCACAACAGTGCAAATCTGGAGTAACGTGAAACTCCTGAAGCTGCTCAGGTTTTCTGTCAGTTGTTCACCCTCAATCAAAGACTTCAGCCCCATTGCTTTAAAAAAGTCCGTAATACTTGTTTTAGAACATTTGATAAAGAAGTTTATCTGCAAAATATTCACCTACTCATCTAAGAAAATTCCAGGTTCCAACTACACAGGTCAATATAGGAGATTGCTTTgtcaaagacaaaaagcaaacacaaaactcCATTGTTGCAGTGCATTCCTCAAAAGAATGTTCCTAATATAAattcctactgattttttttttagattagctTTGAACATCTTTGATTCTACTTAAATTTTCTTTGATTCTAtttaaatacatcctttacaCCAAAATAACTATTCATGTaagcctgttttgtttttaaattgttcagCTCGGAAAAATTACCCATTTAAGGAGTTACTTTTTTGATTTGGCAAAAGGACCAGATCTGTTTACTAGGACAGATTTGCAGCTTTCCAGCTATACATGGTAGAacacagaacaaaagagaaagaaaatgcaaaaagaaagcaaCACTAGATAGTATTACCAAATATACTGCTTTTTTTGAGAAGTGGGTTGATGCTTGATAATCATCTCCAATTAAGCAGATGTAAGCTTATTAGCAAGAAGtccatctctttctctcctgtacTTTTCTTAGAGTCACTAGTCAACAGATACCACAGACTGATAGCCCAGTTACTGAGTTTGTATAGTGTTGAAAATCATATGaaaaacacaagaagtggactccTTACCTAGCCACACGCGTATAATACTCATGTAGTCCTTATTCTTTGCAGAGAGAAGCTTGTCATATGAGGGACATCCCGCTAAAAGGATGCGGTCATGGTCTTCACACATGGCTATCAAATGCTGCTCTGCACTCCTTGTGCAGCACACGTGGTAATGGGCCAGTTTGGTTATAGCATGTCTGATAGAGTCATCAATGGTCCCACTGACTTCCCCACCTTCAATGTGAAGAATGCGAATATTCATCAGGGCTGCAGATGTGGCCAGGGCCAAAGCATCAAATCTGTCCCCATGAACTATCATTATGTCAGGCTTCAGGCGGTTCAGGACATCTGGTAGCTTGACTAATGCAAGGCCCACTGACTCCACCATAGCTGCCTCATCCTCCCCTCTCACAATAGTGTGCAGTCTTGTATGAATGTCGAAGTCATCTTGTTCAATCATACGATAGGTATTACTGAAGGTAAGAAGAAAAGAGTTAGAGTAAATATAACTTGGTTTTACAACAGCATAGCTTGACAAAATAACTACCTATTAGAATAGTTGTACTGCGTTTGAAAAAAGGCCTGCTTATCACAAGTCCTCCATTGAGGAAACTAGTTTTTACGATTTTACAGAATGTTCTCATCCATATGAGGATCTTCCCTCATACTCCAAGCATCAAGTTTTTCTAGACACCTTTAATGAGGAGCTTTGCTGAATGTGTTCTGGAAATCCTCAGAAATCAAATGTTTTGTTCATGTGTTTGCGGAGCCTTTCAGAGAACAGATATCGCATGACTTCCTTTCAGGAAAGGTATGTTGACTCCTTACCAATATATTGACTTTGCTGGACAAATGTATAAATACAACAGGTATGATGCAAAGCTGAGGCCTATATGTTCAAGGAAAACATCCTGCAGATAGCATCCACTTTTCAGATTCTGTATTTGAAATGTATCGACACTTATAGACTTAAGAGATCACTTCACAAAGAGGCCTTAAGTTCAAAGGACACTAACAAAAAAAGATTGTCCGTGTATACTACCAGCTTCATTCCATAATGAGAAAGTTAAAACATTCCTTGAATATTGACAACTGTTGCTGTTTACAGTTATGTATTTGAAATATGAACGTTCACACCTCTGTATAAGATTACCCATCTTCCACATTCACTAAACCTGACCTAAGCAGTCTGCATGCTCTGGCTGGAATAAGAAAAAACTCAAGAAGTTTTCCAATTTTGCCTTCAACCTATCTGACACATTCACTTTTCAACTGATTTAAAtctgatttaattttcattaaatccACTCTGCTACTCACATTCTGCAAAAGGAAATCTCACAAACTGCAAGCTTAGCAGGGATAGCCACAACTATAAAGTGCTCCACCTCAAGTAAAGAAGCCATCTCCATTAGCTGTAACTAAAGAAAACCCTACCTATCTATTCAGTTTGGCTCACTGCTGTAACACACAGGATGTTTTCCTACAAGTAACTTGgcaagtaatttgatttttttaaaaaaggcaaatcctTTTTATGTGACCGAGTAAAGTGGCTCAGATTTTTATAGCATAAACTGCATTACGTTACCAACTTCATTTCAATTACCCTTGTTCTTCCCCTACTATGCACATTTATCTCAAAAAAATTCTTCTACATTCTTTCCCTTCTGAAAGCTCAAAATCTAGGGAACAAACAAGACtgcattttggtgttttgtttcatttactaTCCTCCAAATATTTCAGTAAGAAACTGATCATTGATCACTATTGTTTTAATTCTGTTGCTGTTGATTACCCTACTCAAATAATCAGAACACATACATTTGGAGGACCCACTAAACCCTTAATCTAGGGTCCCACAGATTAAGGAGTGCAGGGCTaggtactgaaaaagaaaacccaagcagTAACAGGGTTTAAAAATGCTTACCACAAAGCAACTAATTGCAACAACATTTGTCAGATCAAAATCTGTACTGCTTTGTGCATTACAAATAATTTACATCAGAGAGACAGGTGTTGAAAACACCTTTGAATTGGAAAAGTAGTATTTCATATTACTTTGCACAAGCTCTGCAAACAGGAAAGGGTTCAGAACTGTAGAAAAATCAGGGCCATGTTTCTCCTCTTCACAAATTAATTTGGGATGACCTTATTTCTCCAGTCAGACAGGATGTAATAAAACATGCTAAGCTGGTtagaagtttgggttttttaaatcagGTTAGTTTTGTGATGTTGAATTCACCTTGCCATGTTATTAGATGGAAACAACGTCCAAAGCAAGGAACAGAGCGCTATACTGAGAACGGGCAGCAGTGGAACTTCCTGTCGTAGTAGCTGAGATAGCACTTTCTCACACCCTAACTTATAAAGTGCCAGAATTTCTCGTTGGAAAGTCCAAAAAGCGTCTTTACTTGAAGATATGCATAATGTTTCTAAGAGTTCAACCATGCTGATATGCTGCAAGCCTTACGCTAAAGTCTGATTTTGACTTGCCAAGTCAGCATTTTCCTATCTATTTCACTTTATTGCGCCCAATCTCATACAAGCAAACAATAACCACAAACCCAGCAAGAATATGACTGCCGttccttttgccttttccccacaAAATAGAAGAATATTCACCTGGGGTATGGGAAGGCCTTCCCGAGGAAGGGATTTGGATGAAGACATTCCATCCTCCCAGGCAGGTGATCTGACTGCTTACTTATAGGGTGTTACAGACAGAACACTAATCTCTCCTGCCAAACCATGCCTAATATCTCTATCAGTTATTAATTTTGTCAGAAAGAAACAaccaccttttcctttccccacaaTCCTTGAAGTAAGAACTAACATATATTCCATATCCCAGGGGAATACTAAGTACTTTCTCCAATAACCACATAAAGCGGAAGAGCTGCAACTTAAAATGACTGAAGACTATCTTTTCCCtgtgaaaattaaaaactttagCACATTTTCATTCGATAATCACCAGATTCTTGCAGAAATCTGAATGAATTGAGTTTCTCACTTCACGAAGTCTGTGATCATGTTGAAGATCTCAGTTACAGCATTTACACAAAGTATTCTAAAATTCCAAGattcattggaaaaaaaaccagaaatatacAGTCTCAGAAGGagctgcaaaattaaataaaatttgaaaaatacatttaaaattttgctgTGTACATAAACGATGACAAGGATTTTGTTACCTAACATTCATGATGTTATCGCTAACACCTCAGAAACAGATTGGCAGAGATACAAAAATTTGCCTTACCCATAATCATCAATCAGGTGGGAACCAAGCACTACGACATCAAGCTCAAAGAACTGT is a window of Numenius arquata chromosome Z, bNumArq3.hap1.1, whole genome shotgun sequence DNA encoding:
- the GNE gene encoding bifunctional UDP-N-acetylglucosamine 2-epimerase/N-acetylmannosamine kinase isoform X1 — its product is MEKNGNNHKLRVCVATCNRADYSKLAPIMFGIKAEPQFFELDVVVLGSHLIDDYGNTYRMIEQDDFDIHTRLHTIVRGEDEAAMVESVGLALVKLPDVLNRLKPDIMIVHGDRFDALALATSAALMNIRILHIEGGEVSGTIDDSIRHAITKLAHYHVCCTRSAEQHLIAMCEDHDRILLAGCPSYDKLLSAKNKDYMSIIRVWLGEDVKTRDYIVALQHPVTTDIKHSIKMFELTLDALISFNKRTLVLFPNVDAGSKEMVRVMRKKGIEHHPNFRAVKHVPFDQFIQLVAHAGCMIGNSSCGVREVGAFGTPVINLGTRQTGRETGENVLHVRDADTQDKILHALQLQFGKQYPCSKIYGDGNAVPRILKFLKSIDLKEPLQKKFCFPPVKDNISQDIDHILETQSALAVDLGGTNLRVAIVSMKGEIVKKYTQLNPKTYEDRLELILKMCVEAASEAVNVNCRILGVGISTGGRVNPREGIVLHSTKLIQEWSSVDLRTPISDALHLPVWVDNDGNCAALAERKFGHGKGIENFVTLITGTGIGGGIVHQHELIHGSSFCAAELGHIVVSLDGPECLCGSQGCIEAYASGIALQREAKKLHDEDLLLVEGMSMKKEEVVSAAHLIQAAKLGNTKADSILRTAGRALGLGVVNILHTMNPSLVILSGVLASHYVNAVKDVINRQALSSVKTVDVVVSNLADPALLGAASLVLDYTTRRIY
- the GNE gene encoding bifunctional UDP-N-acetylglucosamine 2-epimerase/N-acetylmannosamine kinase isoform X2 codes for the protein MEKNGNNHKLRVCVATCNRADYSKLAPIMFGIKAEPQFFELDVVVLGSHLIDDYGNTYRMIEQDDFDIHTRLHTIVRGEDEAAMVESVGLALVKLPDVLNRLKPDIMIVHGDRFDALALATSAALMNIRILHIEGGEVSGTIDDSIRHAITKLAHYHVCCTRSAEQHLIAMCEDHDRILLAGCPSYDKLLSAKNKDYMSIIRVWLGSKEMVRVMRKKGIEHHPNFRAVKHVPFDQFIQLVAHAGCMIGNSSCGVREVGAFGTPVINLGTRQTGRETGENVLHVRDADTQDKILHALQLQFGKQYPCSKIYGDGNAVPRILKFLKSIDLKEPLQKKFCFPPVKDNISQDIDHILETQSALAVDLGGTNLRVAIVSMKGEIVKKYTQLNPKTYEDRLELILKMCVEAASEAVNVNCRILGVGISTGGRVNPREGIVLHSTKLIQEWSSVDLRTPISDALHLPVWVDNDGNCAALAERKFGHGKGIENFVTLITGTGIGGGIVHQHELIHGSSFCAAELGHIVVSLDGPECLCGSQGCIEAYASGIALQREAKKLHDEDLLLVEGMSMKKEEVVSAAHLIQAAKLGNTKADSILRTAGRALGLGVVNILHTMNPSLVILSGVLASHYVNAVKDVINRQALSSVKTVDVVVSNLADPALLGAASLVLDYTTRRIY
- the GNE gene encoding bifunctional UDP-N-acetylglucosamine 2-epimerase/N-acetylmannosamine kinase isoform X3, translated to MEKNGNNHKLRVCVATCNRADYSKLAPIMFGIKAEPQFFELDVVVLGSHLIDDYGNTYRMIEQDDFDIHTRLHTIVRGEDEAAMVESVGLALVKLPDVLNRLKPDIMIVHGDRFDALALATSAALMNIRILHIEGGEVSGTIDDSIRHAITKLAHYHVCCTRSAEQHLIAMCEDHDRILLAGCPSYDKLLSAKNKDYMSIIRVWLGEDVKTRDYIVALQHPVTTDIKHSIKMFELTLDALISFNKRTLVLFPNVDAGSKEMVRVMRKKGIEHHPNFRAVKHVPFDQFIQLVAHAGCMIGNSSCGVREVGAFGTPVINLGTRQTGRETGENVLHVRDADTQDKILHALQLQFGKQYPCSKIYGDGNAVPRILKFLKSIDLKEPLQKKFCFPPVKDNISQDIDHILETQSALAVDLGGTNLRVAIVSMKGEIVKKYTQLNPKTYEDRLELILKMCVEAASEAVNVNCRILGVGIGGGIVHQHELIHGSSFCAAELGHIVVSLDGPECLCGSQGCIEAYASGIALQREAKKLHDEDLLLVEGMSMKKEEVVSAAHLIQAAKLGNTKADSILRTAGRALGLGVVNILHTMNPSLVILSGVLASHYVNAVKDVINRQALSSVKTVDVVVSNLADPALLGAASLVLDYTTRRIY